In the genome of Pseudomonadota bacterium, one region contains:
- the rlmH gene encoding 23S rRNA (pseudouridine(1915)-N(3))-methyltransferase RlmH: MRITIVSVGKARSGPLADLYAEYARRMVWPLTLKEIDSRKQPTPDAQKKHEAGLILGALPENAVVLVLDETGKTMTSPALAARLGQWRDNGVRDLAVVIGGADGLDDSIRKKADLILSFGAMTWPHMLVRVLAAEQLYRCQQILAGHPYHRS, encoded by the coding sequence ATGCGCATCACGATTGTTTCTGTGGGTAAAGCCCGCTCCGGCCCCCTGGCTGACCTGTACGCCGAATATGCCCGGCGCATGGTCTGGCCCCTGACCCTGAAAGAGATCGACAGCCGCAAACAGCCCACGCCGGACGCCCAGAAAAAGCACGAGGCCGGCCTGATCCTGGGCGCCCTTCCCGAAAACGCCGTGGTCCTGGTTCTGGACGAAACCGGAAAAACCATGACCAGCCCGGCCCTGGCCGCGCGCCTGGGACAGTGGCGGGACAACGGCGTGCGCGATCTGGCCGTGGTCATCGGTGGTGCGGACGGGCTGGACGACAGCATCCGGAAAAAGGCGGACCTGATCCTGTCCTTCGGCGCCATGACCTGGCCCCACATGCTGGTGCGCGTCCTGGCGGCGGAACAGCTGTATCGCTGCCAGCAGATCCTGGCCGGACACCCCTATCACCGGAGCTGA
- a CDS encoding nicotinate-nucleotide adenylyltransferase, translating to MTDLSPASAERWRRRKVGLLGGSFNPAHEGHRAVSLYAMEKLGLDAVWWLVSPQNPLKSAVDMAPMTERLESAVKTANDPRILPTTIESALGTRYTIDTLTGLKQAFPETYFVWLMGDENLVQVTQWKDWKAIFHTVPVAVFRRLEYNENAVEGEAAVHFRGCRIDLQNAGELSAMKPPAWVFLDNPLHPASATAIRKARARGDGSSPPGS from the coding sequence ATGACAGACCTGTCCCCCGCATCTGCTGAACGCTGGCGCCGCCGCAAGGTGGGCCTGCTGGGCGGGTCGTTCAACCCGGCCCATGAAGGCCACCGGGCGGTCAGCCTGTACGCCATGGAAAAACTGGGCCTGGATGCCGTCTGGTGGCTGGTCAGCCCGCAGAATCCCCTGAAATCCGCCGTGGACATGGCCCCCATGACTGAAAGGCTGGAGAGCGCTGTAAAGACTGCCAATGACCCCCGTATCCTGCCCACCACCATCGAGAGCGCCTTGGGCACCCGGTACACCATTGACACCCTGACGGGCCTGAAACAGGCCTTTCCGGAGACTTATTTTGTGTGGCTGATGGGGGATGAAAACCTTGTCCAGGTGACGCAGTGGAAGGACTGGAAAGCCATTTTCCACACCGTTCCGGTTGCGGTTTTCCGCCGTCTGGAGTATAATGAAAATGCGGTGGAGGGTGAGGCCGCCGTGCATTTCAGGGGTTGCCGCATCGACCTGCAGAACGCCGGGGAACTGTCCGCCATGAAACCTCCGGCCTGGGTCTTTCTGGACAATCCGCTGCATCCGGCCTCGGCCACCGCGATCCGCAAGGCCCGCGCCCGGGGCGACGGATCATCCCCTCCAGGGTCATGA
- a CDS encoding GNAT family N-acetyltransferase, whose product MLQISRASTQYEYAACIYIRTMVTIVPQVFDFHEEIDRTENEAVSFIGWLDKAPTATARYRILDGGTGKLERVAIMPKYQGMGFGKAIVSWTLKELFSDGAVSACRVCAQTHAHGFYRKFGFVAVGDPYDVQGVPHQDMILNG is encoded by the coding sequence GTGCTTCAGATTTCCAGGGCATCGACGCAGTACGAGTATGCGGCCTGTATCTACATCCGCACCATGGTGACCATTGTGCCCCAGGTTTTTGATTTCCATGAGGAAATCGACAGGACAGAAAACGAGGCTGTGTCTTTTATCGGATGGCTGGACAAGGCCCCCACAGCAACAGCCCGCTACAGGATTCTGGATGGGGGTACAGGAAAACTGGAGCGTGTGGCCATTATGCCGAAATATCAGGGTATGGGTTTCGGAAAAGCGATTGTTTCCTGGACCCTGAAAGAGCTTTTTTCAGACGGCGCAGTTTCAGCCTGCAGGGTCTGCGCCCAGACACACGCCCATGGTTTTTACAGAAAATTTGGCTTTGTTGCTGTGGGTGATCCGTATGATGTCCAGGGCGTGCCGCATCAGGACATGATCCTGAACGGGTGA
- a CDS encoding HPr kinase/phosphatase C-terminal domain-containing protein encodes MSTHRLQATCIAIGQTGILLRGPSGSGKSDLALRLMDTGTELVADDQVLLSVRDGLLYARCPASIQGLLEVRGLGIIRLPFRPEVQIRAIIDLLPEGARPERLPEPETETLLGIKIPRFSLNPFHASASARVRMIARVAEDPTLFYSSCGD; translated from the coding sequence ATGTCAACGCATAGACTTCAGGCCACATGCATCGCCATCGGCCAGACGGGAATCCTGCTGCGGGGCCCATCAGGAAGCGGAAAATCAGATCTGGCCCTGCGGCTGATGGACACAGGGACAGAACTGGTGGCCGATGACCAGGTGCTGCTGTCAGTGCGGGACGGCCTTCTGTACGCCCGGTGCCCGGCCTCCATCCAGGGCCTGCTGGAGGTGCGGGGCCTCGGGATTATCCGCCTGCCCTTCCGGCCGGAGGTCCAGATCAGGGCCATCATCGACCTGTTGCCCGAAGGCGCCCGGCCCGAGCGCCTGCCGGAGCCGGAGACTGAAACCCTCCTGGGTATAAAAATTCCCCGGTTCTCCCTGAACCCGTTCCACGCCTCCGCCAGCGCCCGGGTCCGGATGATCGCACGGGTGGCAGAAGATCCGACCCTGTTTTATTCCAGCTGCGGCGACTGA
- a CDS encoding twin transmembrane helix small protein, protein MTAFLTVLMVLAMAAVAVSLGMGLWTMMRGHGEQAARRSNRLMQLRVLFQGLALVFLALILWLSGRS, encoded by the coding sequence ATGACAGCCTTTCTCACCGTCCTGATGGTTCTGGCCATGGCTGCGGTCGCCGTATCCCTCGGGATGGGACTGTGGACCATGATGCGCGGCCACGGGGAGCAGGCGGCGCGCCGCAGCAACCGGCTGATGCAGCTGCGCGTCCTGTTCCAGGGCCTTGCCCTGGTCTTCCTGGCCCTGATCCTGTGGCTGTCCGGACGGAGTTGA
- a CDS encoding NifU family protein, with amino-acid sequence MFIQTEDTPNPATLKFLPGCTVMETGTASFSGMDEAARSPLAQRLLAISGVASVFLGSDFISVTKSADRDWPVLRAPLLAAIMEHFTTGQPVLLDPQQALPEHGNQGDNDEIATQIRELLDTRIRPAVAQDGGDITFQRFEDGVVYLTMKGACAGCPSSTATLKGGIENMLRHYIPEVTEVRAA; translated from the coding sequence ATGTTCATCCAGACAGAAGACACTCCCAATCCCGCGACCCTGAAATTCCTGCCGGGATGTACGGTCATGGAGACGGGTACGGCCTCCTTTTCCGGGATGGACGAGGCGGCCCGCTCCCCGCTGGCGCAGCGCCTGCTGGCCATCTCCGGAGTTGCCAGCGTTTTCCTGGGCAGTGATTTCATCAGCGTCACGAAAAGCGCTGACCGGGACTGGCCGGTGCTGAGGGCGCCCCTGCTGGCAGCCATCATGGAGCATTTCACCACAGGCCAGCCTGTGCTTCTGGATCCGCAGCAGGCCCTGCCGGAGCACGGAAACCAGGGGGACAACGATGAGATTGCCACCCAGATCCGGGAGCTTCTGGACACGCGCATCCGGCCGGCCGTGGCGCAGGATGGCGGGGATATCACCTTCCAGCGTTTCGAGGATGGGGTCGTTTACCTGACCATGAAGGGGGCCTGCGCCGGATGTCCTTCCTCCACCGCCACGCTGAAAGGTGGTATTGAGAACATGCTGCGGCACTATATTCCCGAAGTCACAGAAGTCCGCGCGGCATAA
- a CDS encoding folate-binding protein, which yields MPCFFTELPDRAMIRVTGADRKSFLGGLLTNDVAGLAEGQVLYAALLTPQGRFLHDMLVLDQGETLLLDTEAGRCADLIRRLSLYKLRADVQFRDETTQWAVLALWGDCPPVPSALADPRHPDLGWRLYVSRADQVPAGMQRGTFDDYNRHRIQLAIPDGSRDMTPEKSFIMDFGLDALNGISFTKGCYVGQELTARMKHRDLTKRRLVSVRVDSPLPVRGTEIFQDGKPVGEILSSCGDLALALVLRDTPPGPMVMAKGKTVRV from the coding sequence TTCCCGATCGCGCCATGATACGCGTCACGGGCGCGGACCGGAAGTCCTTTCTGGGCGGCCTGCTGACCAATGATGTGGCCGGGCTGGCGGAGGGACAGGTCCTGTATGCAGCCCTGCTGACCCCCCAGGGGCGCTTCCTGCACGACATGCTGGTGCTGGACCAGGGAGAAACCCTGCTGCTGGACACAGAAGCCGGGCGCTGCGCCGACCTGATCCGCCGCCTGTCCCTGTATAAACTGCGTGCCGATGTGCAATTCAGGGACGAAACAACGCAATGGGCTGTGCTGGCCCTGTGGGGCGACTGTCCACCTGTCCCTTCAGCCCTTGCCGATCCCCGCCATCCGGACCTGGGCTGGCGCCTGTATGTGTCCCGGGCAGACCAGGTGCCAGCGGGAATGCAACGCGGCACTTTCGATGATTACAACCGGCACCGGATCCAGCTGGCCATTCCGGATGGCAGCCGCGACATGACGCCGGAGAAATCCTTCATCATGGATTTCGGGCTGGATGCCCTGAATGGCATTTCGTTCACCAAGGGATGCTATGTGGGCCAGGAACTGACCGCCCGCATGAAGCACAGGGACCTGACGAAACGCCGGCTGGTTTCCGTCCGCGTGGACAGCCCGCTGCCGGTCCGGGGTACGGAAATTTTCCAGGACGGAAAACCCGTGGGCGAAATCCTCAGCAGCTGCGGCGACCTGGCTCTTGCACTGGTGCTGCGCGATACCCCGCCGGGCCCGATGGTGATGGCGAAGGGAAAGACTGTCAGGGTATAA
- the galE gene encoding UDP-glucose 4-epimerase GalE encodes MADRILVTGGAGYIGSHVVLALREAGFAPVVLDDFSTGYRQAVPADVEAVAGDVGDMALVVSLLKSRGIRSVIHMAASTVVLESVADPLKYYRNNTAGTLALAMACREARVRHFVFSSTAAVYGNAEGAAVTEDTLLRPVNPYGASKAMAERILRDMSAAYGLETIILRYFNVAGADPQSRAGQNTLRATHLVKVACEAVLGKRPLVEIFGTDWPTPDGTAIRDYIHVTDLARAHVLALRHLMDGKPEDILNCGIGHGYSVREVLEAVGRAAGKPVPCHEGPRRPGDPASVVADAGKICRVLGWSPDYSDLDVIVKTALAWERKLHVNA; translated from the coding sequence ATGGCTGACCGTATTCTCGTCACCGGTGGGGCCGGCTATATCGGCAGCCATGTGGTGCTGGCCCTGCGTGAGGCCGGATTTGCACCAGTTGTTCTGGACGATTTCTCCACAGGGTACCGGCAGGCCGTCCCTGCAGATGTGGAGGCCGTGGCGGGAGATGTCGGGGACATGGCCCTGGTGGTCTCCCTCCTGAAAAGCCGGGGCATCCGCTCGGTCATCCATATGGCCGCCAGCACCGTCGTGCTGGAATCCGTGGCGGACCCGCTGAAATATTATCGCAACAACACAGCCGGCACCCTGGCGCTGGCCATGGCGTGCCGCGAAGCCAGAGTGCGCCACTTCGTTTTTTCCTCTACGGCTGCGGTCTACGGCAATGCAGAAGGGGCCGCTGTTACGGAAGACACGCTCCTGCGGCCCGTCAATCCCTATGGCGCCTCAAAGGCCATGGCGGAACGGATCCTGCGGGACATGTCCGCGGCCTATGGCCTGGAAACCATAATCCTGCGCTATTTCAATGTGGCGGGAGCCGACCCCCAGAGCCGCGCCGGTCAGAACACACTGCGCGCCACGCACCTGGTCAAGGTGGCATGTGAGGCGGTGCTGGGCAAACGCCCGCTGGTGGAAATTTTCGGCACCGACTGGCCCACGCCGGACGGAACGGCCATCCGCGACTACATCCACGTCACCGACCTGGCCCGGGCCCACGTGCTGGCCCTGCGCCACCTGATGGACGGAAAGCCGGAAGATATCCTCAACTGTGGTATCGGCCATGGTTATTCAGTGCGCGAGGTGCTGGAGGCTGTGGGCCGGGCAGCAGGAAAACCCGTGCCCTGCCACGAAGGTCCCCGACGGCCCGGAGATCCGGCCTCTGTCGTCGCGGACGCAGGAAAGATCTGCCGCGTCCTGGGCTGGAGCCCGGACTACAGCGATCTGGATGTGATTGTGAAAACTGCGCTGGCATGGGAACGCAAACTCCATGTCAACGCATAG
- a CDS encoding mechanosensitive ion channel, which translates to MTFLRPLILVLCMAWLAAGLSSPVLAQGKADSRSGKGSPTTAELEDLLSTLDDPVAAGAMKSRLRTMIAARRTDQEQQPSFSERILQRLSGKAAEISAQAVSVGAAFLDAPQAMRWLRKQVSDDITRDRWLRLLTELVLILTTGFLVKWGVSLALKEFHRLLADRVAPTRMAFAPVLLLRTLLDIVPAIAFALTGLGIMSVTLPPAEIRLVAMTVITATVIVHVLLALTRFLFSPSSESLRLVPVSDETANYILIWTRRILVVVVCGYFISESARVLGLPQASYLALLKIVGAIVTVMAIILILQNRQEVARRLRGIPRPAAATADADADPGPAPELAGPARFIYILSLRRKLAAVWHILAILYVIVIYGVLALEVEGGFFWIVQATVETVVILVLTRLAIQVLRLLIRRGFSVSPELKAQYPHLESRANLYLPIVEKIFRNILWFFAILVMAHAWGVDSLSWMGTAPGQRAISGAVSILLVTAVSIVVWEAVSQWIERYLAGAAPDGNRVERSARTRTLLPLVRNMLLVILVTLVTLVVLSELGLNIAPLLAGAGVIGLAIGFGSQTLVKDVITGLFFLFEDTVSVGDIVRVSDEHSGVVEAMSIRTLKLRDFSGAVHTIPFSAVTTITNMTKDYSYAVFEVAIGFRENVERVVDLMREAGVSLMKDAMYTMDILEPIDIQGLERFSDTALIIKARIKTRPTRQWAVMRAFNLLLKKMFDEQGVEIPWPNRAVVLETGKGRPSVPEVTGDTEA; encoded by the coding sequence ATGACCTTTTTGCGTCCCCTGATCCTGGTGCTGTGTATGGCCTGGCTGGCAGCCGGCCTGTCATCGCCTGTCCTGGCCCAGGGCAAGGCGGACAGCCGCTCCGGCAAGGGCAGCCCCACGACTGCGGAACTGGAAGACCTTCTGTCCACGCTGGATGACCCTGTGGCCGCAGGAGCCATGAAATCCAGGCTGCGGACCATGATTGCCGCCCGCCGTACGGACCAGGAGCAGCAACCGTCTTTCAGCGAGAGAATCCTGCAGCGCCTGTCCGGAAAGGCCGCAGAGATCTCGGCGCAGGCTGTTTCCGTGGGCGCGGCGTTTCTTGACGCCCCCCAGGCCATGCGATGGCTGCGCAAACAGGTTTCCGATGACATCACCCGGGACCGGTGGCTGCGCCTTCTGACCGAGCTGGTCCTGATCCTGACAACAGGCTTTCTGGTGAAGTGGGGGGTCAGCCTGGCCCTGAAGGAGTTCCACCGGCTTCTGGCTGACAGGGTCGCGCCAACGCGTATGGCCTTTGCGCCTGTCCTGCTGCTGCGGACGCTGCTGGATATTGTGCCGGCCATTGCCTTTGCGCTGACAGGGCTGGGGATCATGTCCGTCACCCTGCCGCCCGCCGAAATCCGGCTGGTGGCCATGACGGTGATCACGGCCACGGTCATTGTGCATGTGCTTCTGGCCCTGACGCGGTTCCTGTTCTCCCCTTCGTCCGAGTCCCTGCGCCTGGTGCCCGTCAGCGACGAGACCGCCAACTATATCCTGATCTGGACACGGCGCATCCTGGTGGTTGTCGTGTGCGGATATTTCATCAGCGAATCCGCCCGGGTTCTGGGCTTGCCCCAGGCATCGTATCTGGCGCTGCTGAAGATTGTCGGGGCCATTGTGACGGTCATGGCCATCATCCTGATCCTCCAGAACCGGCAGGAGGTGGCACGGCGCCTGCGCGGGATCCCGCGGCCGGCTGCTGCCACAGCGGATGCAGATGCAGATCCGGGGCCCGCACCGGAACTGGCCGGACCCGCGCGGTTCATATACATCCTGTCCCTGCGCCGCAAGCTGGCGGCTGTGTGGCATATCCTGGCCATCCTGTATGTAATCGTGATCTACGGGGTTCTGGCGCTGGAAGTGGAGGGCGGCTTTTTCTGGATTGTCCAGGCCACGGTGGAGACTGTGGTGATCCTGGTCCTGACGCGCCTTGCCATCCAGGTCCTGCGCCTTCTGATCCGTCGGGGATTCTCCGTCTCCCCCGAGCTGAAGGCCCAGTATCCGCATCTGGAATCCCGGGCCAACCTGTACCTTCCCATTGTCGAGAAGATCTTCCGGAATATTTTATGGTTTTTCGCCATCCTGGTCATGGCCCATGCCTGGGGCGTGGACAGCCTGTCCTGGATGGGAACCGCGCCGGGACAGCGGGCGATCTCGGGCGCCGTTTCCATCCTGCTGGTCACTGCCGTGTCCATCGTGGTGTGGGAGGCCGTCAGCCAGTGGATCGAGCGTTACCTGGCCGGCGCCGCCCCCGACGGCAACAGGGTCGAGCGCAGCGCCCGGACCCGTACCCTGCTGCCCCTGGTGCGCAACATGCTTCTGGTGATCCTGGTGACCCTGGTCACCTTGGTGGTGCTGTCAGAGCTGGGCCTGAATATCGCGCCGCTCCTGGCCGGCGCCGGGGTCATCGGCCTTGCTATCGGCTTCGGATCCCAGACCCTGGTCAAGGATGTGATCACCGGCTTGTTCTTCCTGTTCGAGGATACTGTTTCCGTGGGCGATATCGTGCGGGTCAGCGACGAGCATTCCGGGGTCGTCGAGGCCATGTCCATCCGCACCCTGAAGCTGAGGGATTTCAGCGGCGCCGTCCACACCATCCCGTTCAGCGCGGTGACCACGATCACCAACATGACCAAGGATTATTCATACGCGGTGTTCGAGGTGGCCATCGGCTTCCGGGAAAACGTGGAGCGGGTCGTGGATCTCATGCGCGAGGCCGGGGTGTCCCTGATGAAGGACGCCATGTACACCATGGATATCCTGGAGCCCATCGACATCCAGGGACTGGAGCGCTTTTCCGACACGGCCCTCATCATCAAGGCCAGGATCAAGACACGGCCGACCCGTCAGTGGGCTGTCATGCGGGCCTTCAACCTGCTGCTGAAAAAGATGTTCGATGAACAGGGCGTGGAGATTCCATGGCCCAACAGGGCGGTGGTCCTCGAGACCGGAAAAGGCCGCCCGTCTGTGCCGGAAGTGACGGGGGATACGGAAGCCTGA
- a CDS encoding RDD family protein: MIQADSLTYGGFWRRFGAVMIDSSLVFIVLVYGGLALLFMILPRLAASWEDIGWTLLWAIPAVWAVLYTLMEVVMTSFWGATPGKLALEMKVLGPDGQYPSIPRSLARFLVKLVTTLILSLGALTVPFSKRKRALHDMVASSVVIWKP; this comes from the coding sequence ATGATACAGGCAGACAGCCTCACCTATGGCGGCTTCTGGAGGCGCTTTGGCGCCGTGATGATCGATTCAAGCCTGGTCTTTATTGTGCTGGTCTATGGCGGTCTGGCCTTGCTGTTCATGATCCTTCCCCGGCTTGCTGCATCCTGGGAAGATATCGGCTGGACCCTGCTGTGGGCCATTCCGGCTGTCTGGGCTGTTCTTTACACGCTGATGGAGGTCGTCATGACCTCGTTCTGGGGCGCAACCCCGGGCAAACTGGCCCTTGAGATGAAAGTCCTGGGGCCGGACGGGCAGTACCCTTCCATCCCCCGCTCCCTGGCACGGTTCCTGGTCAAGCTTGTGACAACACTGATCCTGTCGCTGGGCGCGCTGACCGTTCCCTTCAGCAAGCGGAAAAGGGCCCTGCATGACATGGTCGCAAGCTCCGTCGTGATCTGGAAGCCCTGA
- the rnhA gene encoding ribonuclease HI, which yields MNTPSPDTVEIYTDGACRGNPGPGGWGAVLRWRRQEREMSGGEPQTTNNRMELMAAIMALETLKRPVKVDLWTDSQYLRDGITRWIHGWKAKGWKTADRKPVKNVDLWQRLDEACRKHTVTFHWVRGHDGHPENERADVLARQGILKSEV from the coding sequence ATGAACACTCCCTCTCCCGACACTGTGGAAATCTACACTGACGGCGCCTGTCGGGGCAATCCGGGTCCCGGAGGCTGGGGCGCTGTCCTGCGCTGGCGCAGGCAGGAACGGGAAATGTCAGGAGGGGAACCGCAGACCACCAACAACCGCATGGAGCTGATGGCCGCCATCATGGCGCTGGAGACCCTGAAACGGCCGGTGAAGGTGGACCTGTGGACCGACAGCCAGTACCTGCGCGACGGAATCACCCGCTGGATCCATGGCTGGAAAGCCAAGGGCTGGAAGACGGCGGACAGGAAGCCCGTGAAAAACGTGGACCTCTGGCAGCGGCTGGACGAGGCCTGCCGGAAACACACGGTGACCTTTCACTGGGTCCGGGGCCATGACGGGCACCCGGAGAACGAGCGGGCCGACGTGCTGGCGCGACAGGGGATCCTGAAGTCAGAAGTCTGA
- the rsfS gene encoding ribosome silencing factor gives MTIVTEEKITLPAPETLRDMIVQTLDTNKAEQVVVVDLAGKSSLADYIVIASGTSARHLGALAHHVSDQLSKAGIKRIELEGMPQNDWVLVDGGDVILHLPAGCYYAVIGGAGYETVIEEFCLDPGETEVNEVDLGEAPGYLYK, from the coding sequence TTGACCATTGTAACAGAAGAAAAAATCACCCTTCCCGCCCCTGAAACCCTGCGGGACATGATCGTCCAGACGCTGGACACCAACAAGGCCGAGCAGGTCGTGGTTGTTGACCTGGCCGGCAAATCAAGCCTTGCAGACTATATAGTCATTGCCTCGGGCACGTCGGCCCGGCATCTGGGCGCGCTGGCGCACCATGTGTCGGACCAGCTGTCAAAGGCCGGCATCAAGCGCATCGAGCTGGAAGGCATGCCGCAGAATGACTGGGTCCTGGTGGACGGCGGCGACGTGATCCTGCACCTGCCGGCTGGCTGCTACTACGCGGTCATCGGCGGGGCGGGCTACGAGACCGTGATCGAAGAGTTCTGCCTCGATCCAGGGGAGACCGAAGTCAACGAGGTCGATCTTGGTGAGGCGCCGGGCTACCTGTATAAGC